A stretch of the Rosa rugosa chromosome 5, drRosRugo1.1, whole genome shotgun sequence genome encodes the following:
- the LOC133711967 gene encoding uncharacterized protein LOC133711967: protein MHRQHSLILNLNGARECHCDACDQDCSRRFTYSCFQCDFNIDLKCASEKGFKHFSHEHPLMFKRGNKAKEYTGLLVICDGCQDPILGPSYTCINTYRRRKCCFNLHKSCAELPSEIQHPVHCQHPLFLLNSIQNVKVRCLCNACNQPCIYRYNCSICDFNLHLKCASNWENIIGNASHEHQFIVLPMELADLHINCHICGDYWNGSAYYICSICQLLVHQECASLPHDIKMSGHQHRLKLTWFLEDIYPKDQLCVVCRTSVEKSRAVYYCHECSGYVSHTTCMILEYFREEENPNRFSADDDEEFDDDGQIEHFSHQHLLLVNDHRELVQDERTITCEGCIRPINTITETFYSCTNQEQSCHFFLHDICARLPAKMFIPLLHSHVFTLLSRAHSFDGVFQCFMCSIFNQGFVYSCQECASPAGDNLFYLDVECSMYWRDKTLKHESHAHQLLLCTEWEDVYCRGCGSNIFFCFSCKKCNYHLCISCVKLPLTGRHRYDEHPLKLTYASAEDELGEYYCEVCEGTRNPAHWFYECKDCEFDCHPHCILGRYPYVKLGSTYKHDAHAAHHVTLVSKWKSPIRLDKRDNILPCEKCGILCKGLVFECKECNINFHRDGCCGTIDLESSRTSPQIQELS, encoded by the coding sequence ATGCACCGCCAACACTCACTTATTCTCAACCTAAATGGAGCACGAGAATGCCATTGTGATGCCTGTGACCAAGATTGCAGCCGCAGATTCACTTACAGTTGTTTCCAATGTGACTTCAACATTGACCTAAAATGTGCTTCTGAGAAAGGCTTCAAACATTTTAGTCACGAACATCCATTAATGTTCAAGAGGGGCAATAAAGCAAAGGAATATACTGGTCTACTAGTAATTTGCGATGGGTGCCAAGATCCAATACTTGGACCTAGTTACACATGCATCAATACATACCGACGTCGCAAATGTTGCTTCAATCTCCATAAATCATGTGCGGAGTTACCAAGTGAGATCCAACACCCAGTGCACTGTCAACACCCACTTTTTCTCCTCAATTCAATTCAGAATGTCAAAGTCCGTTGCTTGTGTAATGCTTGCAACCAGCCTTGCATATACCGCTACAATTGTTCCATATGTGATTTCAACCTTCACCTTAAATGTGCCTCCAATTGGGAAAACATTATTGGAAATGCCTCTCACGAGCATCAGTTCATTGTGCTACCCATGGAATTGGCTGACCTCCATATCAATTGTCACATTTGTGGTGACTACTGGAATGGCAGCGCCTACTATATCTGTAGCATTTGCCAACTCTTGGTCCATCAGGAATGTGCTTCATTACCACATGACATTAAAATGTCCGGGCACCAACATCGCCTCAAGCTAACCTGGTTTCTTGAAGACATTTACCCCAAGGACCAGCTTTGTGTAGTCTGTCGTACAAGTGTTGAAAAATCTCGCGCTGTTTATTATTGTCACGAATGTAGTGGCTATGTTTCCCACACTACGTGCATGATACTTGAGTATTTTCGGGAAGAAGAAAACCCAAACAGATTCTctgctgatgatgatgaggagttCGATGATGATGGGCAAATAGAGCACTTCAGTCATCAACATTTGTTACTCGTTAATGATCATCGTGAGCTGGTTCAAGATGAGAGGACAATTACTTGTGAGGGTTGCATTCGACCCATCAATACCATCACTGAAACCTTTTACAGCTGTACGAACCAAGAACAGTCGTGCCATTTCTTTCTCCACGATATCTGTGCTCGATTACCAGCAAAGATGTTTATCCCACTCCTTCACTCACATGTGTTCACACTCCTTTCTCGTGCTCATTCTTTTGACGGCGTGTTTCAGTGTTTTATGTGTAGTATCTTTAATCAAGGCTTTGTATACAGTTGTCAGGAATGTGCTTCTCCAGCAGGCGACAATCTTTTCTACCTTGACGTTGAGTGCAGTATGTATTGGAGGGACAAGACTCTTAAACATGAGTCTCATGCTCACCAGCTCCTTCTATGTACAGAATGGGAGGACGTCTATTGCAGGGGTTGTGGTTccaatatatttttctgctttaGTTGTAAGAAATGCAACTACCATCTTTGTATTTCGTGTGTCAAATTACCTCTTACTGGTAGGCACCGATACGACGAGCATCCTCTCAAGCTCACCTATGCTAGTGCTGAAGACGAGCTAGGTGAATATTATTGTGAAGTATGTGAAGGGACAAGAAATCCAGCACATTGGTTCTACGAGTGCAAAGACTGTGAGTTTGATTGTCATCCTCATTGCATTCTGGGGAGGTATCCGTATGTTAAGCTAGGGAGCACTTACAAGCATGATGCTCATGCAGCACACCACGTCACTCTTGTTAGTAAGTGGAAGAGCCCCATTCGGCTGGATAAGAGAGACAACATTCTTCCTTGTGAGAAGTGTGGTATACTTTGCAAGGGATTGGTCTTTGAATGCAAAGAGTGCAATATAAATTTTCACCGAGACGGATGTTGCGGGACTATAGATTTGGAAAGTTCTCGAACGTCTCCTCAGATCCAAGAGCTAAGTTAG